A region from the Anderseniella sp. Alg231-50 genome encodes:
- a CDS encoding metal ABC transporter solute-binding protein, Zn/Mn family: MFGMAPGAHAKLKVVTTFTIIADMASNVAGDAAEVVSITKPGAEIHNYQPTPKDIVRAQDADLILWNGLNLEQWFEKFLANLSGVPSVVISDGVQPMSIVAGPYSGKPNPHAWMSPTDAQVYVDNMARAMAEQDPENADVYKANAESYKAEIEARVAPIRQSLAAIPDNERWLVTSEGAFSYLARDFNLKELFLWPINADQQGTPQQVRRVIDEVRANNIRSVFSESTISPAAAKQVARETDARYAGVLYVDSLSGPDGPVPTYLDLLSVTTQTIAAGLK, encoded by the coding sequence ATGTTCGGCATGGCGCCAGGTGCCCATGCAAAACTGAAGGTTGTCACCACCTTCACCATCATTGCCGACATGGCGTCCAACGTGGCCGGAGATGCCGCTGAGGTCGTTTCCATCACCAAGCCCGGCGCGGAAATACACAACTACCAGCCGACCCCCAAAGACATTGTCCGCGCCCAGGATGCCGACCTGATATTGTGGAACGGGCTCAACCTGGAACAGTGGTTTGAGAAGTTTCTCGCCAACCTGTCCGGCGTTCCGTCCGTCGTCATCAGCGACGGGGTCCAGCCCATGAGCATTGTGGCAGGCCCCTACTCCGGAAAACCCAACCCGCATGCCTGGATGAGCCCGACAGATGCGCAAGTGTATGTCGACAACATGGCCCGTGCCATGGCTGAACAGGATCCGGAAAACGCAGATGTCTACAAAGCCAATGCAGAGAGTTACAAAGCCGAGATCGAAGCCCGCGTTGCCCCCATCCGCCAGTCACTTGCCGCCATTCCCGACAACGAACGCTGGCTGGTCACAAGCGAAGGCGCATTTTCCTACCTGGCCCGGGATTTCAATCTGAAGGAACTGTTCCTGTGGCCGATCAATGCCGACCAGCAGGGAACGCCACAGCAGGTGCGCCGGGTGATCGACGAGGTACGGGCCAACAATATCAGGTCGGTGTTCAGCGAAAGCACGATTTCGCCGGCTGCCGCAAAACAGGTGGCGCGTGAAACCGACGCCAGATACGCCGGGGTACTGTACGTGGACTCACTATCCGGCCCGGACGGTCCCGTGCCCACCTATCTCGACCTGCTCAGCGTCACAACCCAAACAATCGCGGCGGGATTGAAGTGA
- a CDS encoding manganese/iron ABC transporter ATP-binding protein: MLNPVRTEQHNDDGLQVQDVTVTYRNGHTALYDASFSLPAGTITALVGVNGSGKSTLFKAIMGFVPLAKGDVRMLGMSEEQALERNLVAYVPQSEEVDWNFPVLVEDVVMMGRYGHMNWLRMPKQRDHEMVASALERVGMSDFRKRQIGELSGGQKKRVFLARALAQEGRIILLDEPFTGVDVKTEDAIIKLLHGLRDEGHIILVSTHNLGSVPQFCDRAILIKGTVLADGPTAQVFTQANLEHAFGGVLRQFTLGGEDLHDDDDARTVTVLTDDERPFVIYGDKEKEEEQERRK; the protein is encoded by the coding sequence ATGCTAAACCCGGTCCGAACAGAGCAACACAACGACGACGGACTCCAAGTCCAGGATGTGACCGTTACATATCGTAACGGTCACACTGCACTTTATGACGCCAGTTTCTCATTGCCGGCCGGCACGATTACGGCCCTCGTCGGCGTCAACGGATCCGGCAAGTCCACCCTGTTCAAGGCCATTATGGGATTTGTACCACTGGCCAAGGGCGACGTCAGAATGCTCGGCATGAGCGAGGAACAGGCGCTGGAGCGCAACCTTGTCGCCTATGTGCCGCAATCCGAAGAAGTCGACTGGAACTTTCCCGTCCTGGTCGAGGATGTGGTGATGATGGGCCGGTACGGCCACATGAACTGGCTGCGCATGCCGAAGCAACGTGACCATGAAATGGTTGCCAGCGCACTTGAGCGGGTTGGCATGAGCGACTTCCGCAAACGCCAGATCGGCGAACTGTCCGGCGGCCAGAAAAAACGGGTGTTCCTGGCCCGGGCGCTCGCCCAGGAAGGCAGGATCATCCTGCTTGACGAACCGTTCACGGGCGTCGACGTGAAGACCGAGGACGCCATCATCAAACTGCTGCACGGTTTGCGCGATGAAGGACACATCATACTTGTCTCGACCCACAATCTCGGCTCGGTGCCACAGTTCTGCGACCGCGCCATCCTGATCAAGGGCACCGTGCTTGCCGACGGACCGACGGCGCAGGTGTTCACGCAGGCCAATCTTGAACATGCCTTCGGCGGCGTGCTGCGCCAGTTCACCCTGGGCGGCGAAGACCTGCATGACGACGATGATGCCCGCACCGTTACGGTTCTCACCGACGATGAGCGCCCGTTCGTGATTTACGGCGACAAGGAAAAGGAAGAAGAACAGGAGCGGCGAAAATGA
- a CDS encoding iron chelate uptake ABC transporter family permease subunit, translated as MNLLLEPFAYNYMVNAMWACALVGAVCGFLSAYLMLKGWSLIGDALSHAIVPGVAGAYMLGLPFSIGAFFSGGLAALTMLFLNQRTKLREDAIIGLIFTSFFALGLFMVSLSPTSVNIQTIVLGNILAITPEDLVQLVIICGVSMTVLLLKWKDLMVTFFDENHARSVGLNTTALRLVFFTLLAACTVAALQTVGAFLVIAMVVTPGATAYLLTDRFSRLIILSVSIGAVTSFLGAYLSYFLNGATGGIIVILMTAVFLLAFLLAPKHGMLAARAKARAVLETRS; from the coding sequence ATGAACCTGCTGCTGGAGCCGTTTGCCTACAACTACATGGTCAATGCCATGTGGGCTTGCGCGCTGGTCGGTGCCGTGTGCGGTTTCCTGTCGGCCTATCTGATGTTAAAGGGCTGGTCCCTGATCGGCGATGCCCTGTCGCACGCGATCGTGCCCGGCGTGGCCGGCGCCTACATGCTCGGATTGCCGTTCTCGATCGGGGCGTTTTTCTCCGGCGGCCTGGCGGCGCTGACCATGCTGTTTCTGAACCAGCGCACCAAGCTGCGCGAAGACGCCATCATCGGCCTGATCTTTACATCGTTCTTTGCGCTGGGACTGTTCATGGTCTCGCTGTCACCGACATCGGTCAACATCCAGACCATCGTGCTCGGCAATATCCTCGCCATTACCCCGGAAGACCTGGTCCAGCTGGTCATCATCTGCGGCGTTTCCATGACCGTGCTGCTGCTCAAATGGAAAGACCTGATGGTCACGTTCTTCGACGAGAACCACGCCCGCTCAGTCGGGTTGAACACAACCGCCCTCAGGCTGGTGTTCTTCACCCTGCTGGCAGCGTGCACCGTTGCTGCACTGCAGACAGTCGGCGCGTTTCTGGTGATCGCAATGGTGGTGACACCGGGTGCCACCGCCTATCTGCTGACCGACCGGTTTTCCAGACTGATCATCCTGTCAGTGTCGATTGGAGCCGTCACCAGCTTTCTCGGAGCCTATCTCAGCTATTTCCTCAACGGCGCGACCGGCGGGATCATCGTCATCCTGATGACTGCTGTTTTCCTTCTCGCTTTCTTGCTGGCGCCAAAGCACGGCATGCTGGCGGCAAGGGCAAAGGCCCGAGCCGTCCTGGAGACACGGTCATGA